The genomic stretch TCACAAAGAACTTTTCCTGCATGTACACACCAGGGGTTTGAGTGACCAATCCATAGAGAATAACAACTTGTTACTGACCAATAAAGTGATTACTAAGAAAGCTCCTGACCAATGGGAGTCACACATGAGGTCTGCAAAACTGCATAAAAAGGAGTTCTGTGAATAAAGAATGGGCTTTTTCCACCAGGAAGGAAATGGAGTCCCTGTGATTTATTCCCATAGCTGAAGTGCATCCTTCACTGTAACATCCCGGTGAATTTGCTTCCATAAATCACATCCTTCCTTCATGAAAGCAAATCTCTGactggaaatttaaaaaacaaaataagtaTTTGGAATTGTACATGGCATACAACTCATAGGGCAGATAATTAGTAAagttattttctgctttctctatCTTTTACAAGAAGAAAGTTACTTTGTCTAATCTTCATGGAATTTAACATAAGAGACTTATGGAATGAATCAGGTCTGTTGTGTTTTCTTCTGAATAGTTACTGtagttttcttttcagttttttttttaatttttttcaacaaaAGTCAacttaagaatttttttcccttgtcctGTTATCCTTTGAGTGAACTTATGTAACACCTAAACAAAAGGCACACTGAAGTCCTTGTTGCTTAGTGGGTTTTGCATCTTTTAAATTGACATTAGTGAGTTTTACACCCTTTAAATGAAATTCATTTGGGCCTTAAAACACCCCCTCATGTGTTTTGTAGTGAAAGATCAGCACAgggttcccagagcagctgtggcttcctcatccctggaattcccaaggccaggttggacagggcttggaggaACCTGGGATATTGGAAGGTGCTcctatttttctgtctttattttttgcATAGAAGTGGATAGAAAAGGAAATCCAACATAagttaaagagagaaaaaggaaagaaagcaaagtgtGGAGAATTTGGAAAAATACCCCAGCAGTTTGAACAGTTAGATGAGCTCTAAGAAGCTCTGActccaaggatggagggaatggggctccaaagccaggctgggcagggcttggagcagcctgggatagtggaaagtgtccctttCCATGCAATGCAGTGGAattagatgacctttaaggtcttTTTCCAACCCCAAAAGTTCAGTGATTCCATGATCAAAGCTGGAGGGAAAGACCAAGTGACTCATTAAAAATACTGGCACTAAACAAAGGTATCTTACTCAACTGTTGATACAATGCCGTGACCccgagctgctgcagcacctgaaCTCCTGCACTGTGACTGTTCCTGCTTAAAACCACTCCAGAACTGAAGTGGTTTTGTATTTTCAGAGCCTCTTGGTTGCTATTAAAcacctgctggcactgaggtCTGCACTGAAGTGTTCCTCTGCGTCAGAGCCCAAGCACGAGCCCTTTCCAGGCCTGAATTCCCAAACCTGGCCTAGCATGCAGCTCAGCTGTTTGAATCATTAAATCTTCACACAGACATTTCTACCCTCGTGGAGAAATTCAGAAACCTGCCAAGCATTGGGAGATCCTGCAAACgtctctgcagctctgaaatGAATCAGAGAACCACAGGGAATGACAGAGTCAAAttaagttggaaaagacatctgagatcattgagtccaacctgaGCATGTGGTGACAGGACAGGAGAATGCCTTAAAGCTGGCAGAGGGGAAATTtaagttggatattaggaagaaattcttctccatgagggtggggaggccctggcataggttgcccagagcagctgtggcttcctcatccctggaattctcaaggccaggttggacagggctcggagcaacctgggataatGGAAGGTGCTCCTATTTTTCTGTCTTGATTTTTTACATAAAAGTGGATAGAAAAGGAAATCCAACATAagttaaagagagaaaaaggaaagaaagcaaagtgtGGAGAAATTGGAAAAGTACCCCAGCAGTCTGAACAGTTAGATGAGCTCTAAGAAGCTCTGActccaaggatggagggaatggggctccaaagccaggctgggcagggcttgaggaacctgggatagtggaaagtgtccctgcccatggaatggggaaaatgagatgggctttgaggtcccttccaacccaaaccagtctgggattctgtgattctctccCAGCTTTATGGGAGAAGGGCAGATCTCCCCCTGCAGCCCTCTGtcgccacatttctcttcacagagaaaagcaaggcacaattctcaagaatatttctgggtttcacattctctgaacatcagagaaaggaaaaacaattcttatctcatttgctgtgcctgtgtttgtgccaaagtagaatgcaatatggagattgtttacccaaagtgatagtgttttgtttccttcGCCTACTTTTCTCATAGAAAACTGTGGAGTAAATATTTGACAATTTTTTCATTCCTTCAgtctttatatttttaatttccttggGTTTTTGTCATTGTGCTTCTTCCTCTATTTGCTTCTATTTTTGTGTCTCTATTCTTTATgaaagcagatggaaaaggaaatCAAACATAAGGTAAAGGGGAGCCCCAttccctccatccttggagTCAGAGCTTCTTAGAGCTCATCTAACTGTTCAAACTGCTGGGGTATTTTTCCAAATTCTCCacactttgctttctttttctttttctctctttaactTATGTTGGATTTCCTTTTCTATCCACTTCTGTgcaaaaaataaagacagaaaaaaagggaaggagcaCCTTCCAATATCCCAGGTTGCTCTAGGTTCCCTTGgtgtgtgttgggactgttGGGTGACAGTCACAAGATGCTGGGCAGTGTGAgcagagttgagtgcttggcagatccaatttagatgtaatgtaatatagtatagaataaatagtataataaataattcattagccttctgataagatggagtcaggtgcatcattctctcccctcgTTGGGGCTGCCTGTGAAttccacagccctcagcccaaGCAGTTGTCcaaagggctctgtgccccagcaCCAGGAATTCCTTTCCCATAAGGAATATTTGTGTTTCTTGGCCAGCCTGTGCCCATCTCTACCCTAAAAGCTGCCCTGTGATTTGTCTGAAGATGATAGCTAAAGACACTCTCACCACCATGCTCTGAACCAGGTGTGTTTATTCAAGAAAACACCTGTGCCCCCAATATTTAAACTGAAATAACTAGCACAACACAATTTCATTTTACGTGGGAAAATTGATTTTCATTTCATAGGTGTCATTGCTAAAGCCCCCAGTGAACCCTCACAACACAGCTGGGTTtatacatgaaaaaaaccctttaaataTCAAGGCTCTGCAATGTTGCTCATAATTCTGCCTGCCAGAGGCAAAAGCCCTGCTCTCCCACCACTGTTCATGTTGAGGAACTTGGTTGAGGCCCCTGGAGTTACATCCATACAAAGTGTTTTAAAATTGCATAAAATTAGCATTTTTCACCATAAAACTTCTTTTTCCTCTACAGCATAAGAGTAGAAATTGCTGGTGTCAAATGGTGATTGATGTGAATATTGGAATCAAAggatcccagactggtttgggttggaagggaccttgaagctcatctcattccccccattccatggcagggacaccttccaccatcccagcttgctccaagccctgtcctgACTGGCTTTGGAGCCACATTCCCTCAAATCCTTGGAGTCACAGCTTTCTAGAACTCATTTAACTTTTCAAACAGCTGGAGTATTTTCCCCCAATTCTTCACactctgctttccttccttttccccctttacCTTATGTTTGATTTCCTTTTCCATCCAATTTCATACAAATATGGAGCCACAAAAACAGAagcaaagagaggaaaaagcagaatttaaaaaacCATAGGAAATTAGgaatttaaaaactgaaagaatgaaaaaaatgttatatATTTACTACACAGTTTTCTATGAGAAAAGTAGCTTCAAAAGTGACTTCCAGTTCTGAATTGGTGCTTAATTTAATTCCAAAATATGGCTTTCCCTCTCTCAGGTCTGGACAAGGCCAAGGAATAAGTGGAATAAAAATGACCTAAACAGGCAAATCTTATTCTTATGTGGCCATAAATCTACCAACTTGCTCACTTGTCATTGTGTTTTACCTCACAAATGTGTCCTGCTTGGAGGCCTCAGTCCATAAATTTCCCCTGGAAAGTGGCCATAAATTATCAAGCCACACATTAAATAATCTTTTCTTTATCTGGAACTGCACGGGGCTGTTGAGTGTGAGTTGGCTGGACAGAGGAAAGACTcagcagctgagcctggctttTCTAGGCACCTATTTTGGGTGCTCTGACTCACCTGGAGCTTCCCGTTTCAAACTGGCTCTAAGAAGGAATTAGGGAGCCTAAATTTAGAAGCTGTTGACATGAAGGGAAATGGAATGTCAGGAGTGCAGGATATGGCAGCTCAGGAAAATGAGCTGATGGCTTCactgctgggtgcagcaccCCTGACTTGCACcagagcacaggggctgctgcaatCCCAGGGAGTGCTGAGTaacatccagctctggggtctcaCAACCTTCCCTCTCCTTGGGAACACCTCAATTCCTCCTGGAGCCTGAATTTCAGACAGTGCCATGCTGTCCTTGGGCCTCCACCCTTCTCCACCCCAAACGTTCAAGCTCCTGGGATcagcagtgaaaataaaaactggGGATTGAAACCATGGGGGCTGGGGAGGTTCCCAGTCTGACTGCAGAAGGTGCTTTTCCAAAACATTTTCCAAGACCATTTATCCTCACATTCATTGAAACTGAGCCAATTAAAACCATTAAAAGCTGGGCCTAGAGGTTCTGAGGtcactgtgtgcagctcctgATGCCCCAGAATTTGCATTTGTTTCAGTCATTCTCTCTCCAGAAGCTGCCTTTGCTCTGAGGTTTTCCCTTGCTGTTTGCACCAAACACAAGTTATATCACTTCCACTTTCTAAGGTCCCAAATATAAAAGTTTcctatttattttgctttttaggTTGGTTATTTGTGTTGAGGAGTCCCTTTCTTATATTATCCTCAGAATTAGGTGCTTGAAAACAGTGGAGCTGCTTTGAATTTTTCTACCTAgtaacattattattattactattattaatactactactactactactactactactactactactactactactactaataataataataatttaagaGCATGAGCAATTAGCCAAGAATTTTGCAGAGTGCTGCTTGTtctccccagggatctgtgtgGCTCAGAGCACTGCAGAGTCAGGCAATGGCTGCACAGAAGGTCAGGGCCCTATTGATCCAGGTGagatatttaaataaaaactgctGTACATTTTTAggttgccaacagcccctgcttggcccttggcacaggaaggGATTTTCTCCCTAAGTGACTGATGTTTTCTTCTCGTGCTGaacaaaaactgaaacaaaccCAGAAGTGAATGTGAAAGTCCCTCCGTGGATAATGAATCTGTGTCACATAAGCCATGGCTTCATTTTCACAGCTGAGCTTTCAGGAGTTTGGGCTGGGGCCAATTTCATGGGAGGTGTCACCGAGCCTTGTGAAATCTGATTGCTCTCGTGGTTTCAAAGTCTCCAcggctccagcagagctcagatGCAGCTCTGTGATCTCTGATCTTCAAAACCTGATCAGATTTGGGGTTGCTGCCCCCGGGTGAGCTGGGATGGAAATGTGTTACATCAGCATGGCTGCTATTGAAATCCCTGTTCCAGATTTCTGCAGCAATTAACGTCAGACAGAATTAAGCCAATaataggaatttttttcctttctcaacCAAGATTATGGATAAATCCTATAGATGCCCCATGGCCAAGCAGAAATCAGATTAAGAGTGCAGCTTTATCAGTGACTGGGGAGGGCCCAAACCCCttgacagagcagagctgtgggattgTTGCTGCTCCCTGTGTCTGGTGGAGCTGGCAATgacacacaggcacagaaaaCTCCACATTTGCCCCATCTGAGAACCAGGGGAGGAATTTGCACAATTTCTCCATGACTTTGATGCCTTAGGATTTGgtcttttatattttccatctatttgtaactctgcagttctttagtgtgtaactccaaactccacacacagtgggagctgctgctgctttcccatttggggcagacacaacaattcctctccaggcctggcaatcaaggacacctcactgcctcagggcccagagatggaaacaaaaaggagttttggggggagcaaacttggggtcaatgacttcattagctgaagctgtaattggcaGATTAacccccaatatgcaaatggaccaaaattATAAGAGTGTGAAACCTGTGACCCATCATCCATTTTGGGTGTAGGCCCCTGGGGGGGCTTTGCCTGCCCtaaatgtacctgaaggccTTCAATAAATATAACaactttttatttccttaattTTGTCTGGCTTCTGTTTTTAGGTAGCCCCAAAAGGCATCAACTTCAGTGCATTTGGGATTGCTCccctctcctgtgctggggaaccAGAGCAAGGAGTGGCTCCTCAGATCATGGAACCCTCCTGCTGCCAACGGGGCTGTTCCCCACAGGGAActgctgctgatgctgctgcaGATCCTTGTAGGAAGGACcagcctggggttttttttacacaCAGGTTTGTTGTCAAAATGACCCACATCaaaaacttaggaaaaaaaaaaataaatgaaggaAAAGGGATGAAAGAATGAAGTGGCTTGGAGTGTGCCTGCCTCAGGGCATTGCTTCAGTTAAAgctatttaaaatttttgtaaCTGATGGGGAAATTGTCCACTATTAATGGGCTTTCTTTCTGGCTATAATTTATTCTTATTTCTCAGAGGCAATGGGGTAGAGGCCAGATTTCTTTATCCAAAGGTATTAAAATacctggggctgagcagctTAGCATTGCTTTGTCAGGATTTTCTCCATCTGGCAGAATATTAGAATAAAATCACCCcgtgcagggagagctgctttatttttaaaagaatgccCTTTCTCCTTCAAGTCAAAGCCCTGAGGGAGAGGACGAGATGCATATTTTCATTCACTTACTGCTTCTATATTCAGGAGCTATGATCCCTCTCTGTCAGGCTTGCTTTAACTCCTCTGGAAACTGGTTGTGTGGATCAAAGTAGAGGCAAATAGAAGATAAAAAGCCCTGTTCAGAGACATGAGGGATTTATATGGCCCAGAGGAGTGAGGAGATCCCAGAGGAGGTTCCAAAGCCATAGGCAGGGTCAGCTgagtcttaaaaaaaataaatttatctttgttaagagaaaaagaaagaagaaaaaaactaaatccatgttttttggtatttttcattttgatttagttttcttttctttttttttttccctgagtcattaacagcaaaaggaaatttTGGTTGCATCAATGTTTATCAAAACAGAAAGTGGGTATCTCTACCAGTGAATCATATCAGCTCCTGACCTTTAGAAAGTGTCTGGTGTAATTTGAAGTCACCTGGATGGATGAGACAAAACCTCATTGATATGCACCATCAGTTTCTGGTGATGTAAAGCAAGAAACAAATTTCTGCTCTGAGGAATATTTGGAGTGTGCTCACACAAACTGAGCTCCATCAGTCACCAGCATCCACTGAGCTTGGGTGATAAAGCACCAGGCTTCTGGAGCCAGAAACTCAATCTATGACTAAATGTTTGCTGTGGAGAGTTTGCCAAGCTGCAGTCATAGAAAAATGTCAGTTGTGCAAGGAGAAAAACTCCAATAATGGTGAGAATAGGCcttcctggattcccagagatgaagggaaaagggaaggactGAACAGGGACCAGCTTTGGGAACATCTTGGTCCCTTCTCTCCCCACAGTCTAAGAATGAAATTGCAAATAAAAGTCTGGGTTACTGCAATTCATGGAATAAGAGGGCCTGAGATTCTTCTTTTATCCTGAATTCTCTAAATATTCCAGGCATCCAAAGAAGCTCAAACACCACCCATCCTCTGGCCTGCTAAAACATCTCAGCTCTCAGCTGAGGGCTTCTGAAACTGTTTGGGAAAGTGTGGACTTTGGGGAATTCTGGAGCCCTGGCTTTCCAGGaagtgctggtgctggaggaggatTCCCAGCCCAGTGTGGTCTGTGCCAAACTGGCAGGGCAGCACTCGAGGAAAATGCATCCTGATGGACTTTGCTATTTGCCAGACTGGCAACTCCATTGCTGTTTTAATGTTGAATGTGAAAAGGTCTGAGAACCCCAGGGCAAAACAGAGGCTGAGCACTCTGCTTACACAAAGTCTGTCCCAAAGAGatttatatttaaatagaaaagatGGATAAATAGTGACAAGGAAGACACTTGAAAGAAACGACATAAAGTCCATAGCAGAATGCAGCCCAGAAATATCCTGTAAATCCCAAATCTCCTATGTCCTGCCCCAGAGTCTCAGCTACCAGCCCGAGAGTCAATAATTTCATCATTTCTGCTGTTGTACAATGAATCTGCTCCAGAGTTGTCATTGTGTGGCCATGGTAAAGAAAAGCTTTGACTACAAGCTTTGACTGTTGGGTTTTTGGAAAGACTGGGTTAAAACACTACTCCATAAAATAGAGTTAAACACATTTCCCCATGTCCTGAGCACATGTGCCAGCAGTTTATGGCCCTAAAAATCTCTGTATTGTGGATTCTTGCCATGATCTGGCTGGGGTTTAGTCAGTGTTTGCTCAGATTATTTTGAGGAACCCTTGGTGGGTTGTGTGCTGGACAGTCCAACAATCCCCCCCAGAGCCAGGCCAGGGaacctggcagctgtgcctcttgcagtgttttttttctgggaCACTCACAAAGTTCCTTGTTCACTCTAGGGATGAGGTGAGGTGTGAAATTTAAACCAAGGTGGTGCCTAGTAAAAGCAGGCTGCTGGTGTTCAGAGGAAGGGTCTGGGCAGCAGTGGAAGGCCAGGGAGCTGCTCACATTCCCTTGCTGTACATCAAGACCCCAAGAACGTTTTCATTGGGAAGAGAAACGTCATTCAGGAACTCAGGGTGGTTCAGTGTTACTGATATTTTGTCCTCCTTGTCCAGGTGTGTCAAGTGCAGCTGGAGCAAGGTCTTAAAAGTCTCGTCTTGGCACGTTTCTGACGCACAGAACGTGGACAACGTCTGACTGTCCACCCTGCCGTTCACCAGGAGCTCAATCTTGAGGTCGATGGGGCTCTTGGAGCAGTTGGGAAAGTGAAAGTTCAAGTAGCAGAAGATCAAGTAGAGGCCTTGTTCCCTGATcaccagctctgggctctggcacTCGATGCCCTCACAGATCCCCTTCTCCGCCAGGCTCAGCTTGGAGCTGTTCACTGtgctggacactgcagggagagCAAAGGGATGTTAGCTCCGAGCTCCACCGAGCTCCCTTCAGCCCTAGGACACCTCCAGCAGTGCTTCCTGCTACAATGAGACACCTGCCCTATGGTTTCCTGCAGGAAACTCCAGGAAAACCCCTGGAAAGACAGCTGGGAGCTCACACATGGAGGTGGGGCACTAAAAATTCCAAGGATTTACTCAGCCCTTGGGAAATCCAGGACAGCGAAATGCATGAGTGTTCATCTCCATCATTTCCCCACTTGGCATTTGAAGGGAATTCATAGAGGTGTACATTCATGTACTTTCCAAATTCATGGAGGTGTACCTTCCTCTGTGCATGTGCCAAAGGTGAATCTTAATTTCCTTTCATGTTTATCaagttaaaataaaagtttctaGTACCATATAGGGGTTTGCCAATCACATTCCAGGAGAGctaaggaatttttttcctataaaatgCCCTTTTGGAGAAAAAAGGCTATTTGCTAGTAAACCCAGTGTGAATGACATGACTGCAGCTTTTCAGACAGCTCTGAAATTTCTTTTCCCAACCCTCTTCCCCACTCCTACCTCTCATGTAGGCAGCAGTTCCATTGGCTGCTGGGACACTCTTTAGGATCCTCAAATAGTCTTCAAAGGTGTTacctgaaaaaaaacaacagattAACTCATCGCtcctgagctttttttttttttatttttgtggtaCAATAAAATGCAGCCAGCACTTGGTACCCCACTTCCAGCATGGTTTTTATCCTTGGCTGAGGATATCTGATCTGCCCCGGGAATTCAGAGCAGTGTCACTCAGCTGGTAAATCTATAACAACCTAAAGCTCTGGCAGATTGCAGCTCTCAGCcgtgaaaaattaaattccttATCCTGCTTCTTAAAAATAGGAGTGatggttttaaattaaaagagggTGCATTTGGAATAGATACAAGGAGGAATTAcagtgagggtgggcaggccctggcacagggtgcccagagcagctggggctgcccctggatccctggcagtgcccaaggccaggctgggcagggctgggagcacctgggacagtgggaggtgtccctgccatggcaggggtgggatgggatgagatttaaggtcccttccaacccaaaccagtttgggattctctgattctatgaaACAGAAATTATGTGCAGGTAAGCTTAATTTAACCAAGTTGTTTTTGTGGTGCAATTACAGAAAGCTTTTAAACATTTAAGTGGGACATAGTTCTGAAAATGGCTCTTTGGGTGCTTTTGGAATGTTGCTCTGTTCCCTCACGGTTAAAATGTGGATTTCACCAGGACTTTAGGATGTTCATATAACCCTAgagtggtttgggctggaaggagccttaaagctcatcctgttccaccctgccatggcagggacacctcccaccatgccagccctgtccagcctggccttgggcactgccagggttccaggggcagccacagctgctctgggcaccaggGACCCGAAAGCGGCTGCTGgagccggccccgctccccccgcgcaCCCTGAGCCCGCCCCACGCCGCGGGTCCGAGCCCAGGGCAGCGGCTGAGCCCCGGGAATGCCCCGAATCCAAAGCGCCGGGACCGGGAGGAACCGGGGCTGCCCCCGGGGGGACGGCTCCATCCCTCGGGACACGGGAACTGCTCCATCCCTCAGGAACTGCTCCATCCCTCAGGAACTGCTCCATCCCTCGGGAACTGCTCCATCCCTCGGGAtacaggagctgctccatcccttgGGAACTGCTCCATCCCTCGGGACACGGGTACTGCTGCTCCGTCCTTCAGGAACTGCTCCATCCCTCGGGAtacaggagctgctccatcccttgGGAACTGCTCCATACCTTGGGACACGGGAACTACTTCTCTATCCCACGGGAACGGCTCCATCCCTTGGGAACTGATCTATCCCTCGGGAACTGCTCCATCCCTCAGGAACTGCTCTATCCCTCGGGAACTGCTTCTCCATCCCTCGGGACAtgggagctgctccatcccacgGGATACGGGAACTGCTCCATCCCACAGCCGCGGGATCTGTTCCCTCCCACGGGATGCGGGAACTGCTCCATCCCACGCGATGCTGGGATGGCTCCATCCCACGGGATGCAGGTACTGTTCCCTCCCACTGCCTCGCGGACTGCTCCGTCCCACGGCCACAGGAATTGCTCCATCCCACGGCCGCGGGGACGGCTCCATCCCACGGCCGTGCCCGGCACTGCAGGCAGCCGCAGCGCACCGAGGAGCCGAGTCCCGGCCCCGCATCCCGGCCCCGCATCCCGGCACTGCATCCCGGTGTCCCATCTCCTGCATCCCGGTGTCCCATTCCCCGCATCCCGACACTGCATCCCGGTGTCTGGGCACCGCATCCCTGTGATCCACATCCTGCATCTTGGCACTGCGTCCCGGTGCCCCATTCCCCACATCCCAGTACCATATCCCTGTGATCCACATCCtgcttcccagaccctgctccctGTGGTATTCACATggcctctgaacagagagaagctgtgagacaagcagagaagaaggaaaacacaattcttatctcgcttgctgtgcctgtgttgtgccaaagcACAATGtgatatggagattgtttacccaaggTGAGGATGTTTtgttccttggcctgtcagggccaggtgtgtgtgttgGACTGTCATGGGACAGTGAGGAGAGAATCAGAGATGATGAGTGCAGTGTGAGCAGTTGTGAGCAAGAGTGAGTGCagggcagattcagtttagatggaatgtatatagtatagtataataaagtaattaattggCTTTCTGatgatggagtcagatgcatcattctctctccCCTTTGTTAGAGTCACCTTTGATTTACAATAGCTCCTCACTTCTCCCCCTTGCATTTCACCTCCTTTCCATCCATATTCCCACCTTCCATTTCctctctgtttttcttcctctcacCATACTGGATATTCAGTGAATGGCTCTGATTATCcattcctggcagtgcccaaggccaggctggacagggttgggagcagcctgggacagtggaaggtgtcttgcccatggcagagggtgggaTCAGATGaattttaaggtcctttccaacccaaaccattctaggattcagtcaatgattctgtgattattcTGTCTTTATTCTGCATGACACAGAATTGTCCCCTAGGTCCACAGGTGGATGGACACTCAGACAAGGTGTGTCCATCCAGGAAAACAGTGCATAT from Agelaius phoeniceus isolate bAgePho1 chromosome 21, bAgePho1.hap1, whole genome shotgun sequence encodes the following:
- the TNFSF8 gene encoding tumor necrosis factor ligand superfamily member 8, translating into MNVNEDTDSRRLGATNKVCLYFIIATLGVLLVFALATIMVLVVQRTEADPAMEGIKKPIRTGNTFEDYLRILKSVPAANGTAAYMRVSSTVNSSKLSLAEKGICEGIECQSPELVIREQGLYLIFCYLNFHFPNCSKSPIDLKIELLVNGRVDSQTLSTFCASETCQDETFKTLLQLHLTHLDKEDKISVTLNHPEFLNDVSLPNENVLGVLMYSKGM